From the Deinococcus sonorensis KR-87 genome, the window GGGCTGGATGCCAGCGAGATCCGGCGCCGGAACTTCATTCAGCCGGACGAGTTCCCGTACCAGACCCCGGTGGCGCTGGTGTATGACAGCGGCAACTACGAGCCGGCGCTCGACAAGGCGCTGGGCATGGTCAACTACACTCAGCTGCGCCAGGAGCAGGCCGAGGGCCGCCGGACCGGGCAGAAGTACATCGGCATCGGCTTCTCCACCTACCTGGAGGCGTGCGGGCTGGCCCCCAGCGCGCTGGTGGGACAGCTGGGCGCGCAGGCGGGGCAGTGGGAGAGCGCGGTGGTGCGGGTGATGCCCACCGGCAAGGTGGAGGTGCTGACCGGCTCGCACAGCCACGGCCAGGGCCACGAAACGACCTTCGCGCAGATCGTGGCCGAGGAACTGCAGATTCCGATGGAGGACGTGAGCATCATTCACGGCGACACCGGCAAGATGCCGTTCGGCTGGGGCACCTACGGCTCGCGCAGCGCGGCGGTGGGCGGCAGCGCCCTCAAGATGGCGCTCGGCAAGGTGAAGGCCAAGGCCACCAAGATCGCCGCGCACCTGCTGGAAGCCGCACCCGAGGACGTGGAGCAGGTGGACGGCTCGTTCCGGGTGAAGGGCGTGCCGGAGGGCGGCAAGAGCTTCTTCGACGTGGCGCTGATGGCGCACCTGGCGCACAACTTCCCCGAAGGCATGGAGCCGGGCCTGGAAGAACAGTACATGTACGACCCCAAGAACTTCGTGTACCCCTTCGGCACCCACATCGCGGTGGTGGAGGTGGACGCCGACACCGGCAAGGTGAAACTCAGGCAGTACGTGGCCGTGGACGACTGCGGCCCGATCATCAACCCGATGATCGCCGAGGGTCAGGTGCACGGCGGCATCGCGCAGGGGTACGGTCAGGCGGTGCTGGAGGAGACCGTCTACGACGAGGACGGCAACCTGCTGAGCGGCACCTTCATGGAGTACGCCATGCCGCGCGCCGAGGACATGGTCCAGATTCAGGTGGGCCACACGGTGACGCCCAGCCCGCACAATCCGCTGGGCGTGAAGGGCATCGGGGAGGCCGGGACCATCAGTAGCACCGCCGCGGTGGCCAATGCCGTGGTGGACGCGCTGGAGGCGTTCGGCATCCACCATCTGGACATGCCCTACACCCCGGAGAAGGTCTGGCGCGCCATTCAGGACGCCCGCAAGAGCCAGCCGCAGGCTGCCGACGACTGAACCGGGCGGCGCTCCGTTCCACCCTCTTTCCCCCCTTCTCCGGAGGTTTGCATGTACACCACCGAATTCGACTACCACCGCGCCGGCTCGGTTCAGGACGCCCTGGAGCTGCTGGCCGCCAATGAAGGCGCCAAGCTGCTGGCCGGCGGGCACTCGCTGGTGCCGGCCATGAAGCTGCGCCTCGCCGCGCCCACCGCCCTGATCGACATCAGCCGGGTGGAGGAACTGAGGGGCATTCGCCAGGAAGGCGACCGGATCATCATCGGGGCCGGCACCACCCACGCGGAGCTGCTGCACTCGGAGCTGCTGGCGCAGCTGTGCCCGCTGCTGCCGGACGCGGCCCGCTACGTGGGCGACCCGATGGTCCGCAACTGCGGCACCATCGGCGGCGCGCTGGCCCACGCCGACCCCGCTGCCGACTACCCGGCCAGCATGGTGGCGCTGGAGGCCGAGCTGAAGCTGGTCAGCCGCGACGGTGAGCGGGTGGTGCCGGCCCTGGAGTTCTTCCACGGCATGTTCGAGACGGCGGCCCGGCCCGATGAGCTGCTGACCGAGATTCACATCCCGGTGCTGCAGGGCGCGAAGATGGCCTACGAGAAGTTCCCGCACCCGGCCAGCCACTACGCGATCGTGGGGGTGGCGGCCATCCTGACGGACGGCGGCGTGCGGCTGGGCCTCACGGGCGCCGGCCCCAACGCGGTGCGGCTCAGCGCGGCGGAGGCGGCCCTGGGCAGCGACCTGAGCCCGGAGAACGTGCAGCGGGCCACCGAACAGGCCATCTCGCCGGACGAGCTGCTGGGCGACCGGTTCGCCAGCGCCGACTACCGCGCGCATCTGGTGGGCGTGATCGCGCGCCGCGCCATTGAGCGGGCCCAGCAGGCGTAGCACAGCGCTTCAGAGGAGCTGGCCCGGCCTGCACAGGCCGGGCCAGCTGTGTCAGGGCCGGACCGCCCGCAGTTCCTCGGCCGTGATGGGCGCCAGCACCGCCCGGACCGCGA encodes:
- a CDS encoding xanthine dehydrogenase family protein molybdopterin-binding subunit, producing MTELPDSNYKEPTSPQKFMGKAIKRVEDPRFLTGTGHYTDDINLHGQLHAAMLRSPYAHAKIGAIDASAALAVKGVRAVLTGQDLADAGVGSIPTGWLLPDLKVPPHPAIAHGEVNYVGDIVAVVIADTRAIAEDAVALIDVDLQPLPAVSLGSQALADGAVEVHPEAPGNVAFQWQIGDKDATDAHFAQADRVVTLKLRNHRLVPNAIEPRASLAQYQAAGDEYTLWTTSQNPHIHRLLLAAFVLGIPENKLRVISPDVGGGFGSKIFQYPEEVIVLFAAKRLKRPVKWSARRSEAFVTDMQGRDHESEAELALMNDGRMMGLRVKTIANLGAYLTTFAPAVPTYLYGTLLNGVYKFPAIHAEVTGVFTNTVPVDAYRGAGRPEATYLLERIVSKAAAELGLDASEIRRRNFIQPDEFPYQTPVALVYDSGNYEPALDKALGMVNYTQLRQEQAEGRRTGQKYIGIGFSTYLEACGLAPSALVGQLGAQAGQWESAVVRVMPTGKVEVLTGSHSHGQGHETTFAQIVAEELQIPMEDVSIIHGDTGKMPFGWGTYGSRSAAVGGSALKMALGKVKAKATKIAAHLLEAAPEDVEQVDGSFRVKGVPEGGKSFFDVALMAHLAHNFPEGMEPGLEEQYMYDPKNFVYPFGTHIAVVEVDADTGKVKLRQYVAVDDCGPIINPMIAEGQVHGGIAQGYGQAVLEETVYDEDGNLLSGTFMEYAMPRAEDMVQIQVGHTVTPSPHNPLGVKGIGEAGTISSTAAVANAVVDALEAFGIHHLDMPYTPEKVWRAIQDARKSQPQAADD
- a CDS encoding xanthine dehydrogenase family protein subunit M; this translates as MYTTEFDYHRAGSVQDALELLAANEGAKLLAGGHSLVPAMKLRLAAPTALIDISRVEELRGIRQEGDRIIIGAGTTHAELLHSELLAQLCPLLPDAARYVGDPMVRNCGTIGGALAHADPAADYPASMVALEAELKLVSRDGERVVPALEFFHGMFETAARPDELLTEIHIPVLQGAKMAYEKFPHPASHYAIVGVAAILTDGGVRLGLTGAGPNAVRLSAAEAALGSDLSPENVQRATEQAISPDELLGDRFASADYRAHLVGVIARRAIERAQQA